A region of the Gallaecimonas mangrovi genome:
GTAGCGGTCTGAGAGTTTAATATCGGCTTCCAGTACCTCGATGCCGTTACTGGTCAGTAGTGCCTGGCCCTGTTTGTGGGCTTCGAGGGTTTTAAAGTACAGCATCACCACGCTTTTACGGCCAAAGGTTTGAAACCCCAGCGCTTTAGCTTCGGCCAACAAAGCGCCCAACAGCTGCTGCGCTTTTTGCTGATGCTGGCTTTCAACCATCAATACCGGCTGTTCACCTGCCACCACCAGTTTGGCCGGGCCGTCAGCGGTGCTGAGCCAGAGATGAATTTCAGTTTGGCCGCGCAGGTCGCGGTGATGGCGAGACAATAAAAAACCGTGGGGCAAAGCAGCTCTCCAAATCAAGGCACCATTAGTTTACTGGTTAAAAACCCAGTATCCAAAATTTTTATTGCACCCTGTAAAACCGCCATAAATTAGCCATCACCAATAAAATAACTTGCTGAAAAAAAAGAAAATACAGATTGGCACAGCCCTTGCGACGGTCTGACTACATTCGCAGTAACCCAGGAGTGAACAATGGCTAACCTGAGCAATCGCAAAGTCGCCGTACTGGTCGCCGATGGTTTTGAACAAATTGAATTTACCGCCCCGGTTGAGGCGCTGAGAAAGGCGGGCGCTGAGATCAATGTCATCGCCCCAGAGCCCGGCAAGGTAAAAGGCTGGCAACATGACCATTGGGGGGATGAGTTCGAGGTCTCTTACTGCCTTAATGACGGCAAAGCCGAAGACTACGATGCCTTAGTCGTACCCGGTGGCGTGATGAGCCCCGATACCCTGCGCAGCGATGAGCGAGCGGTACGTTTTGCCACCCACTTTTTTGAAACCGGCAAACCGGTCGCGGCCATTTGCCATGGCCCGCAGTTGCTGGTGGAAACCGGCGCCCTGCAAGGGCGCACCTTAACCTCTTATCCTGCCATTAAAACCGATTTAAAAAACAGCGGTGCCCGCTGGGAAGACCGGGAAGTGGTGACGGACCAGGGCTTGGTAACCAGCCGCAGCCCGGACGATATTCCGGCCTTTAACCGTAAAATGGTCGAAGAAATTGCCGAAGGGGTGCACCGCAGAGGCCGCACCGCCTAACCATTAAAAAAGCCGCTCTGTGAGCGGCTTTTTCGTTACACCTTGAAACGCCCCACCAAACCTTGTAGCTCGGTGCCAAGGCTCGCCAGACCCTCGGTTGCGTTAGCGGTTTCCTCCGAGGCTTCCGCCGCTTGCTCGGCAATTTCCCGCACCCGCACCACGCTTTGGTTAATGTCTTCTGCCACGGTGCTTTGCTCTTCGGCGGCCGTTGCAATTTGGTGGTTCATGTCTTGAATGCGCGACACCGCATTGGCTATTTCCGTCAGCGCACCGCCAGATTGCTGCGCCAAGGCAACCGACTCATCGGTAAGCGAGCGGCTACGCTCCATTTTCTGCACCGATTCTTGGGTGCCGTGCTGCAAATTGGCAATAAGGCTTTCGATTTCTTCGGTCGATTCCTGAGTGCGTTTGGCAAGGCCCCTTACTTCATCGGCAACCACCGCGAAACCACGGCCAGCTTCACCAGCCCGCGCCGCTTCAATGGCAGCGTTTAGCGCCAACAGGTTAGTTTGCTCGGCGACCGCTTTAATGACGTCCAGCACAGTGCCGATGCTATCGCTGTCGGCTTTTAGGTTTTCCATCGCCTCGGCGGTTGAGGCAATTTCAACCGATAGGGTTTCAATTTGATTGACGGCTTTTTCAATCACCTTGGCACCCTCAGCGGTGGTGTGGTCGGCCTCGCTGGCCGCCACAGCCGCCAGCTCGGCGTTACGCGCCACTTCTTGCACGGTGGCGGTCATTTGATTAATAGCGGTTGCTACTTGGTCGGTTTCGGCGCGCTGGCGCTGCATGCCAGCGCTGTTTTGCTCAGCCACCGCTGACAGCTGCTCTGATGAACTGGCGATTTGCTCAACACTGCCGGAGATTTTGCCCATTACATCGCGCAAGGTGCTGTTCATGTGTGACATTGCCGCCAGCAGCTCGCCCAATTCGTCTTTACGGTTGCTATGAATATCGGTGCTCAAGTCACCATCAGCAATCACTTTGGCTACCGCTACCGTGCGCCGCAACGGCACCACTATCTGCCGGGCAATCACCAAGGCGGCAATAATGCCAAGCACTATGGCGCATACCGAGGCTCCCAGCAGCAAGCCAATAGAACTCTCGCCGTCGGCTTCCTGTTTGCGCGACTGCCCGGCCATTAAGTCATTCACCTGCGCGGTCAAGGCTTTGGCCTCATCGGTCATGCTGCTATTTAGCTGCTCCATGGAATCCACCACGCTATTGAGCTTTTGCACGTGGTCGCGATAACCCGCCAGGGCTTTAAGGGCTTCGCTAAGGGTGTCTTTGTCGCCACCACCGATATTGAGGCTGTCGGCCAACTTTTGGATACCGGCCATGGTTTTGTTGGCGGCATCAAGGTTTTTGGCGCTGCCATCAACAATGTAACCGCGCATGTAATAGCGCAGCATCGCCACTTGCTGGTTGATGTTTGAAGCGATTAGGGCGTTATTAACCACGGCTTCATCGGCCATGACTTGTGCCATTTGGCCCAAGCTGTCATTCAGTTGGGTGACTTTCCCAACCATGACATTACCAATTTTAACCCAGCTTTTGCGGATCTCGGCTTTGTTGTTGGAAAGGTCGACAAAGCGGGAAAAGTCTTGCTGGTATTGGCCAGTAATAGATTGAATTTTCTTCAGGCGCTGAATGTCATTGGCAGTCACAAACAGCGAGAGCTTATCGCTCACTAATGCCCTAAGCGCTTTTACGGTGGTTTCGAACTCGGTGGCGAAAGATGCGTCGCCGCTTATCAGGTAATCGCGGCGAAAGATCTCGGCTTTCAAGGTCATATTGTTTATGTCGCCCCCGATAGCCACTTTGTCACTGCGAGCCAGTACCGAGTTCAAACCGAGGGTACCGGCAACAGTCACAATTAAGGTCAATACGAGTACGACACCAAACCCGCAGCCCAATTTGGCTGCTACCGATAAGTTATCCATCCATCGGGTCAGGTTGCTCATTTTATGCCTCTATTTTTTAGCGCAAGCTGCTTTCCCTATAACGACTAACGTAAAAAGAACTTAAACGTTAACCGCCCCCAAACGGGAAAAAGATAACATCTTTTTGAAAAAGCGACCCGCACAGAAGCGATTGATATATATGAATTATACTAAAGTCGTAGATAATCTTGCCGCGTGATAAAGCCGCGCAATAAACAAAAGGGTAACAGCTAATACATTTTATTAAAAATGTGATTTTTCGGTACTTGCAGGCAGGTTTTATTACTAGCAGCAGCGCGAGATAAAACGCCGGAGAAAATATCGCCTTGAATTTAATTATCACTCAGTAACATTAAAAATTTCACTGCCTTGTGATATTAAAAAAAACAGTTATTAAAAGTAGATAGAACAGTGCTTGAAATTTTCGTTAAAACACCGTGCACTTTATTAGCACGAAAACATTAAACACTAAATTTAATAACTAAAAATGATAGTAAACACTAACAATCAATAATGCCAAGAGCCTTTCCAGGCCTTAACCAACAGCAATAAAACCAAACCATTAAATATCAACAACTTAATTAATAACCGCCATATTACACCGGTAGCACAAACCGGAATTCCGCCCCTTCAGCGTTGCATCCATTTAAAGCACATTAGAAAGTCCGGAACTTTTTATAACGTACCCAGTCTGCAATTTTCGGTAATAACCAACCACATCCGAGACTCAGCTGTAGAGGGAGTGAACGATGATACTAGGCACGCTAAATAAAAATGTTGCCTTAGCATTGCACTACTTAATACGCCGACTTATGCGCCAAGCGAACGCGGTTATTTTCGACACGCGTTAAGCATTTCCTTTTTCCATTTTTCGAATGGCTGCTATTTGGCATCGCAGTCAGTGGCGTTTTGCATTTAAATTTCGGAGAACACCATGATCCAGGTTGAAAACCTGACTCGCCGATATGGCGAGCTAACGGCGGTGGATAACGTCAGCTTCCACATTCCACGCGGTGAAGTGGTGGGATTACTCGGCCACAACGGCGCCGGTAAAACCACCATCATGAAAATGATCACCGGCTTTCTTGAGCCAACTGCTGGCAGTATTGATGTCGACAACTTAAGCATCGGCCAAGATACCCGCGCCATTCAAAAACGCATCGGCTACCTGCCAGAGAACTGCCCGGTATGGCCTGAGATGCGCGTTATTGATTACCTTGTTTACCAGGCGGGCCTGCACGGTGTGCCGGAACATGAACGGGCGGATGCGGTGGCTTCGGCGATCCGCCGCACCGCCCTGAAAGAAAAGGCCGTAGCCTCAATTCAGACACTGTCACGAGGTTATCGCCAGCGGGTTGGGGTAGCCCAAGCGCTCTTGCATAACCCTGACATTATCATCCTTGATGAGCCCACCAACGGCCTTGATCCAACACAAATTCAG
Encoded here:
- a CDS encoding type 1 glutamine amidotransferase domain-containing protein — its product is MANLSNRKVAVLVADGFEQIEFTAPVEALRKAGAEINVIAPEPGKVKGWQHDHWGDEFEVSYCLNDGKAEDYDALVVPGGVMSPDTLRSDERAVRFATHFFETGKPVAAICHGPQLLVETGALQGRTLTSYPAIKTDLKNSGARWEDREVVTDQGLVTSRSPDDIPAFNRKMVEEIAEGVHRRGRTA
- a CDS encoding HAMP domain-containing methyl-accepting chemotaxis protein, whose protein sequence is MSNLTRWMDNLSVAAKLGCGFGVVLVLTLIVTVAGTLGLNSVLARSDKVAIGGDINNMTLKAEIFRRDYLISGDASFATEFETTVKALRALVSDKLSLFVTANDIQRLKKIQSITGQYQQDFSRFVDLSNNKAEIRKSWVKIGNVMVGKVTQLNDSLGQMAQVMADEAVVNNALIASNINQQVAMLRYYMRGYIVDGSAKNLDAANKTMAGIQKLADSLNIGGGDKDTLSEALKALAGYRDHVQKLNSVVDSMEQLNSSMTDEAKALTAQVNDLMAGQSRKQEADGESSIGLLLGASVCAIVLGIIAALVIARQIVVPLRRTVAVAKVIADGDLSTDIHSNRKDELGELLAAMSHMNSTLRDVMGKISGSVEQIASSSEQLSAVAEQNSAGMQRQRAETDQVATAINQMTATVQEVARNAELAAVAASEADHTTAEGAKVIEKAVNQIETLSVEIASTAEAMENLKADSDSIGTVLDVIKAVAEQTNLLALNAAIEAARAGEAGRGFAVVADEVRGLAKRTQESTEEIESLIANLQHGTQESVQKMERSRSLTDESVALAQQSGGALTEIANAVSRIQDMNHQIATAAEEQSTVAEDINQSVVRVREIAEQAAEASEETANATEGLASLGTELQGLVGRFKV
- a CDS encoding ABC transporter ATP-binding protein, encoding MIQVENLTRRYGELTAVDNVSFHIPRGEVVGLLGHNGAGKTTIMKMITGFLEPTAGSIDVDNLSIGQDTRAIQKRIGYLPENCPVWPEMRVIDYLVYQAGLHGVPEHERADAVASAIRRTALKEKAVASIQTLSRGYRQRVGVAQALLHNPDIIILDEPTNGLDPTQIQHMRHLIAELAETATVIVSTHIMQEVQAVCERVLIMRRGQLVVDSRLDALQQAKGLMVELDSHAEQTLTALPALTVLERTELSNGHYQYRLDTPADTAPKVASALVTAGHQLYALQPLRRDLETVFAEVNGEVANG